Proteins found in one Sphingomonas sp. SORGH_AS_0879 genomic segment:
- a CDS encoding diguanylate cyclase, with amino-acid sequence MSVGDYAELGGRNMTRATDDLYRRIGRFLDDHRLSPDPAHYAFVHAIMTDPDGSLARAVAALIDGGVRLHRDDICRLGGPQNASRPAAPSPSRKPRSRSQLIVPPAEVQTDALAEQTQDQVETFAAIIRGIQADTSAFGVDLARNAEELRHGDAIGLSTLATLTGEMLKRIDATEARLQEATAEAETLREKLAEARALARRDPLTGLANRLAFNEALVQCFQNASSCHLALCDIDRFKRINDEHGHGVGDRVLLAIGNILAKECHGHLVSRHGGEEFAILISGLSDQEAFALVERARDTLRERQMRVRETGEALGPITFSAGITAFRPDDTQETLFARADALLYRAKNEGRDRAFGDA; translated from the coding sequence ATGTCTGTGGGGGATTATGCGGAACTGGGCGGGCGTAACATGACGCGCGCGACCGATGACCTGTATCGGCGGATCGGCCGGTTTCTGGACGATCATCGCCTGTCCCCCGATCCGGCGCATTATGCGTTCGTCCACGCCATCATGACCGACCCGGACGGCAGTCTGGCACGGGCGGTGGCGGCGTTGATCGACGGCGGCGTCCGCCTGCACCGCGACGATATCTGCCGGCTGGGCGGTCCGCAGAACGCGTCCCGACCCGCCGCCCCATCGCCTTCGCGCAAACCCCGCAGCCGCTCGCAGCTGATCGTCCCCCCCGCCGAGGTGCAAACCGACGCGCTGGCCGAACAGACCCAGGATCAGGTGGAAACCTTCGCGGCGATCATCCGCGGCATCCAGGCGGACACCTCCGCCTTCGGCGTCGATCTGGCGCGCAACGCCGAAGAGCTTCGGCACGGCGACGCGATCGGGCTGAGCACGCTCGCCACGCTGACCGGCGAAATGCTGAAGCGGATCGACGCCACCGAGGCCCGGTTGCAGGAGGCGACGGCAGAGGCCGAGACGCTGCGCGAAAAACTGGCCGAGGCGCGGGCGCTGGCGCGGCGCGATCCGCTGACCGGGCTGGCCAACCGGCTGGCCTTCAACGAAGCGCTCGTCCAATGCTTCCAGAACGCCTCATCCTGCCATCTCGCCCTGTGCGACATCGATCGTTTCAAGCGGATCAACGACGAGCATGGGCATGGGGTGGGCGACCGGGTCCTGCTGGCGATCGGCAATATCCTGGCGAAGGAATGCCATGGCCATCTGGTCAGCCGTCATGGCGGCGAGGAGTTCGCCATCCTGATTTCCGGCCTGTCGGACCAGGAGGCGTTCGCACTGGTCGAGCGCGCCCGCGACACGCTGCGCGAGCGGCAGATGCGGGTGCGCGAGACCGGGGAAGCGCTGGGGCCGATCACCTTCTCGGCGGGGATCACCGCCTTCCGCCCCGATGATACGCAGGAAACGCTTTTCGCCCGCGCCGACGCGCTTCTTTACCGCGCAAAGAACGAAGGCCGCGACCGCGCTTTCGGCGACGCCTGA
- a CDS encoding peroxiredoxin has protein sequence MRVLLGVLLAMATVPAAAALRPGATAPDFTTRGAVAGKVFTLNLKDQLRHGPVVLYFFPAAFTSGCSAEARAFAEKIDAFRAAGARVIGMSADPVDKLAAFSKAECAGKFPVASAGPAIVKGYDVALGRQIEGRDITSRTSYVIGRNGKIAFVHDDMNPAEHVATTLAAVRDLDSRR, from the coding sequence ATGCGCGTACTGCTGGGCGTTCTTCTGGCAATGGCCACGGTTCCGGCTGCGGCGGCGCTACGCCCGGGGGCCACCGCTCCCGACTTCACCACGCGCGGCGCGGTGGCGGGCAAGGTCTTCACGCTGAACCTGAAGGATCAGCTGCGCCATGGTCCGGTCGTCCTCTATTTCTTCCCCGCCGCCTTCACCAGCGGATGCAGCGCGGAGGCGCGCGCCTTCGCCGAGAAGATCGACGCCTTCCGCGCCGCCGGCGCGCGCGTGATCGGCATGTCCGCCGACCCGGTCGACAAGCTCGCCGCCTTTTCCAAGGCCGAATGCGCGGGCAAGTTCCCGGTGGCCAGCGCGGGTCCGGCGATCGTGAAGGGCTATGACGTGGCGCTGGGCCGTCAGATCGAAGGTCGCGACATCACCTCGCGCACCAGCTACGTCATCGGTCGCAACGGCAAGATCGCCTTCGTCCATGACGATATGAACCCGGCCGAGCATGTCGCCACGACGCTGGCGGCGGTGCGCGACTTGGACTCCCGTCGCTGA
- a CDS encoding inositol monophosphatase family protein, with translation MSVHSADIDLALKLADAAGAAIRPYFRREMGLEIKEDRSPVTLADREAEAAMRRILEAERSGDGIHGEEYGVKAGVTGRQWVLDPIDGTRSFTVGRPIFGTLIALVDNGWPVLGIIDQPIAGERWLGVTGRPTLFNGQPARTRPCPELAGATIATTSPHLFEDDDVPHFMALVGAISGDNPRQGPVYGGDCYNYGLLASGHIDIVCESGLKLHDFAALVPVVEGAGGRMCDWNGDPLTADSAGHVLAIGDPARTEEVLEALRNVPHGDHHHDH, from the coding sequence ATGTCCGTACACTCTGCCGATATCGACCTGGCATTGAAGCTGGCCGACGCCGCCGGTGCCGCCATCCGGCCTTATTTTCGTCGCGAGATGGGGCTGGAGATCAAGGAGGATCGGTCGCCCGTCACGCTCGCCGACCGGGAGGCGGAGGCCGCCATGCGCCGCATCCTGGAGGCGGAGCGCTCCGGCGACGGGATTCATGGCGAGGAATATGGCGTCAAGGCGGGCGTGACCGGTCGGCAATGGGTGCTCGATCCGATCGACGGGACGCGCAGCTTCACCGTGGGCCGTCCGATCTTCGGCACGCTGATCGCGCTGGTAGACAATGGCTGGCCGGTGCTGGGCATCATCGACCAGCCGATCGCGGGCGAGCGCTGGCTGGGCGTCACGGGCCGCCCGACCCTGTTCAACGGCCAGCCCGCCCGCACCCGCCCCTGCCCCGAACTGGCGGGGGCGACGATCGCGACGACCAGCCCGCATCTGTTCGAGGATGACGACGTGCCGCACTTCATGGCGCTGGTCGGGGCGATCAGCGGCGACAATCCGCGCCAGGGGCCGGTCTATGGCGGCGATTGCTATAATTATGGACTGCTGGCGAGCGGGCATATCGACATCGTCTGTGAATCGGGGCTGAAGCTGCACGACTTCGCCGCCCTGGTGCCGGTGGTCGAAGGGGCGGGCGGGCGCATGTGCGACTGGAACGGCGATCCCCTGACCGCCGACAGCGCGGGCCATGTGCTGGCGATCGGCGACCCCGCGCGGACCGAGGAGGTGCTGGAGGCGTTGCGCAATGTGCCGCATGGGGATCACCATCACGATCATTGA